The following coding sequences are from one Halorubrum sp. BOL3-1 window:
- a CDS encoding NADH-quinone oxidoreductase subunit N, translated as MVETLPNVTALLPAFTLAFTGLALLLVDTVRPDTRSNTSMAVVGALGALGSLAAAVWLVAGGTGSTDTGGAIYLFADAIKVDTMALFFTAIFASVTALVLVAAHDYFHDHANPAAFYSLTLFAATGMALLAAANSLAVVFVALEMVSLPSYVLVAYLKRDRGSVEAGMKYFLVGALSSAIFLFGISLVYAATGSLILSEIASASIEGLTGVLGVGVVMMIGGVAFKTASVPFHFWAPEAYEGAPAPVSAFLSSASKAAGFVVAFRVFTEAFPLEMAVTANIDWMLAFAILAAVTMTVGNFAAAVQEEVKRMLAYSSIGHAGYALIGVAALAPNGPANGTVMGAAMAHLLVYGFMNTGAFLFVAMAERWGVGRTFEDYAGLWRRAPVASVAMAVFMFSLAGLPPFAGFFSKYFLFQAAVDNGFLWLAALGAVNSVVSLYYYSRVVKALFLDDPASSSALDAVDVQPTGLYAAVVFAAVATVLLLPGFGPVIETAEAAASALFA; from the coding sequence ATGGTTGAGACGCTGCCGAACGTGACGGCGCTGCTGCCGGCGTTCACACTCGCGTTCACCGGGCTCGCGCTGCTGCTCGTCGACACCGTCCGGCCCGACACACGGTCGAACACCTCGATGGCGGTCGTCGGCGCGCTCGGCGCGCTCGGCTCGCTCGCGGCGGCCGTCTGGCTGGTCGCCGGCGGAACGGGAAGCACCGACACCGGAGGTGCGATCTACCTGTTCGCCGACGCGATCAAAGTCGACACGATGGCGCTGTTTTTCACCGCCATCTTCGCGTCGGTGACCGCGCTGGTGTTGGTCGCCGCACACGACTACTTCCACGACCACGCCAACCCGGCGGCGTTCTACTCGCTAACGCTGTTCGCGGCCACCGGGATGGCGCTGCTCGCGGCCGCGAACTCCCTGGCCGTCGTGTTCGTCGCCTTGGAGATGGTGTCGCTGCCGTCGTACGTCTTGGTCGCGTACCTCAAGCGGGACCGCGGTAGCGTCGAGGCGGGGATGAAGTACTTCCTCGTCGGCGCGCTCTCCTCGGCGATCTTCCTGTTCGGTATCTCGCTGGTGTACGCGGCCACGGGGTCGCTGATCCTCAGCGAGATCGCGTCGGCGTCCATCGAGGGACTCACCGGCGTCCTCGGCGTCGGCGTCGTGATGATGATCGGCGGCGTCGCGTTCAAGACGGCCTCCGTCCCGTTCCACTTCTGGGCGCCGGAGGCGTACGAGGGCGCGCCCGCGCCCGTGAGCGCCTTCCTCTCGTCGGCCTCGAAGGCCGCCGGGTTCGTCGTCGCGTTCCGCGTGTTCACCGAGGCGTTCCCCCTAGAAATGGCCGTCACGGCGAACATCGACTGGATGCTCGCCTTCGCGATCCTCGCGGCCGTCACGATGACGGTCGGTAACTTCGCGGCCGCGGTCCAAGAGGAGGTCAAGCGGATGCTCGCGTACTCTTCCATCGGCCACGCCGGATACGCGCTCATCGGCGTCGCCGCGCTCGCCCCCAATGGGCCGGCGAACGGGACCGTCATGGGCGCCGCGATGGCGCACCTGCTCGTCTACGGGTTCATGAACACCGGCGCCTTCCTGTTCGTCGCGATGGCGGAGCGGTGGGGCGTCGGCCGGACGTTCGAGGACTACGCGGGCCTGTGGCGGCGCGCGCCGGTCGCCTCCGTCGCGATGGCCGTGTTCATGTTCTCGCTGGCCGGACTGCCGCCGTTCGCCGGCTTCTTCTCGAAGTACTTCCTGTTCCAGGCGGCCGTCGACAACGGCTTCCTGTGGCTGGCGGCGCTCGGCGCGGTCAACAGCGTCGTGTCGCTGTACTACTACAGTCGGGTCGTGAAGGCGCTGTTCTTGGACGACCCCGCGTCGTCGAGCGCGCTCGACGCGGTCGACGTACAGCCGACGGGGCTGTACGCCGCGGTCGTCTTCGCGGCGGTCGCGACAGTGCTACTCTTACCCGGCTTCGGTCCCGTCATCGAGACGGCCGAGGCGGCGGCGTCCGCGCTGTTCGCGTAG
- a CDS encoding NuoM family protein has product MAAAFVGALTVFLAPDEWAGRLAFAISLIPFVGSLSLWSGFEAGGNALTGGEIAYATRIEWLEVGGRSVSWFVGLDGISLPLFVLTTFLVPLAILSAWTPVDVRQSQFYGLMLFMEANLLGVFAALDFFLWFVFWEAVLVPMYFLIGIWGGPRRKYAAIKFFVYTNAASLLMFLGFMSLVFALDGVSSFALPEIAQAIAAGDLGAWFGIPPDTVAMFAFVAMFLGFAVKVPIVPFHTWLPDAHVQAPTPVSVLLAGVLLKMGTYALLRFNFTMLPEQASALAIPIAAIAVVSVIYGAMLALAQKDLKRIVAYSSVSSMGYVILGLIVFTEYGVGGATFQMVAHGLISGLMFMAVGVIYNTTHTRMVGDMAGMADRMPVTVGILVAGAFGYMGLPLMAGFAGEFFIFVGSLSAPALPYAPIFTALAMFGIVIVAGYLLAAMQSTLFGPFELETDYEVGPAPFHDVAPLAVLLVAIIVLGVAPDIFFEMIRDAAVPVVEGVTVDG; this is encoded by the coding sequence ATGGCGGCCGCCTTCGTCGGCGCGCTAACCGTCTTCCTCGCACCGGACGAGTGGGCCGGTCGGCTGGCGTTCGCGATCAGCCTGATTCCGTTCGTCGGTAGTCTCTCCCTGTGGTCCGGCTTCGAGGCGGGGGGCAACGCGCTCACCGGCGGCGAGATCGCGTACGCGACCCGGATCGAGTGGCTCGAAGTCGGCGGTCGAAGCGTCTCGTGGTTCGTCGGTCTCGACGGGATCAGCCTCCCGCTGTTCGTGCTCACGACGTTCCTCGTGCCGCTGGCGATCCTCAGCGCGTGGACGCCGGTCGACGTTCGACAGAGCCAGTTCTACGGCCTGATGCTGTTCATGGAGGCGAATCTACTCGGCGTGTTTGCCGCACTCGACTTCTTCCTGTGGTTCGTCTTCTGGGAGGCGGTGCTGGTCCCGATGTACTTCCTCATCGGCATCTGGGGCGGCCCGCGCCGCAAGTACGCCGCGATCAAGTTCTTCGTGTACACGAACGCGGCGTCGCTGCTGATGTTTCTCGGGTTCATGAGCCTCGTGTTCGCGCTTGACGGGGTGTCGTCGTTTGCCCTCCCCGAGATCGCACAGGCGATCGCCGCGGGCGACCTGGGGGCCTGGTTCGGTATCCCGCCGGACACGGTTGCGATGTTCGCGTTCGTCGCGATGTTCCTCGGGTTCGCGGTGAAGGTCCCGATTGTCCCCTTCCACACGTGGCTTCCGGACGCCCACGTCCAGGCGCCGACCCCGGTGTCGGTGCTCTTGGCGGGCGTCCTCCTGAAGATGGGGACGTACGCGCTGCTCCGGTTCAATTTCACGATGCTGCCCGAGCAGGCGTCCGCCCTCGCGATACCCATCGCAGCGATTGCGGTCGTCAGCGTCATCTACGGAGCGATGTTGGCGCTGGCACAGAAGGACCTCAAGCGGATCGTCGCGTACTCGTCCGTCTCGTCGATGGGCTACGTCATCCTCGGGCTCATCGTGTTCACCGAGTACGGCGTCGGCGGCGCGACGTTCCAGATGGTCGCGCACGGCCTCATCTCGGGGCTGATGTTCATGGCGGTCGGCGTCATCTACAACACTACCCACACCCGGATGGTCGGTGACATGGCCGGGATGGCCGACCGGATGCCGGTCACGGTCGGCATCCTCGTCGCCGGCGCCTTCGGCTATATGGGACTGCCGCTGATGGCCGGCTTCGCGGGCGAGTTCTTCATCTTCGTCGGCTCGCTGTCCGCGCCGGCGCTCCCGTACGCACCGATATTCACCGCGCTCGCGATGTTCGGTATCGTCATCGTCGCCGGCTACCTGCTCGCGGCGATGCAGAGCACGCTGTTCGGCCCGTTCGAGCTCGAAACCGACTACGAGGTCGGGCCCGCGCCCTTCCACGACGTCGCCCCGCTCGCGGTGCTCCTGGTGGCAATCATCGTGCTCGGCGTCGCGCCCGACATCTTCTTCGAGATGATCCGTGATGCCGCCGTTCCCGTGGTCGAGGGGGTGACGGTCGATGGTTGA